The stretch of DNA TGGTATTGCTCAAATATTTTTCGGTCCAATAAGTGATCGATATGGGCGACGCAAACTTATACTTATTGGGCTTGCTTTTTATTCATTTACGGCGATTGGCTGTGCCTTTGTAAAGGATTTTTCTCTCCTGCTTATTTTGCGCGTTTTGCAAGGCATTGGAGGCGCATCTATGCGGGTCCTTACAGTTTCCGTCGTACGTGATCTCTACAGTGGTCGAAAAATGGCAGAGGTTATGTCTATTGTTATGATGGTTTTTCTTGTTGCACCTATGATTGGTCCCGCAACAGGACAGATCATTTTGCTTCTCGGACATTGGCAATTTATTTTTATTTTCATGGCAATGATTGGTTTCGGGCTAATGATTTGGATTCTATTCCGCTTTCCTGAAACACTTCATGAACAACGCCCTCTTTCTTTTTCTTCCATAAAACACAATTTATGGATTGTCGTTACAAACCGTACAACACTTTGCTATACACTCGCAACGTCCATCATTTTAGGCTGCATTTTTATTGCTGTTAATACATCACAACAAACCTATGAAGGAATTTATAACTTAGGCTTTTGGTTTCCGATAGCATTTGCCATCGGTGCCGCATTTCAAGCTTTTTCATCATTTATGAATTCTCAACTTGTCGGACGTCTTGGAATGCGACGGATTGCCCATACGATGCTTTTGCTCTTTTGCGCCACTTCATGTATTTGGTTTATTGGATCCATCCTAGCAGATGGCGTTATCCCTTTTCCTTTTTATATGACTCTATATTGTATATTAATGTTTACCTGCGGGGGCATTATGGCCAATTTCAATACACTCGCTCTAGAATCTTTGGGCGAAATTGCTGGTACCGCCTCTTCTGTATCGGGCTTTCTTCAAACATCTATCGGTGCAGGACTGAGCTTTTTTATTGCCCAACAATTTGACGAAACAACCATCCCAAACTCAGCAGGATTTTTCTTTCTAAGTCTCATTGCCATTGTTCTTGTCTTATGGGCTGAACGTGGTCATCTCTTTAGGCAATATCATCATAATCCTAACGAATAGATATTACTACGAACAAGGCTAATACACCTCTCTTGAACAAGAAAGGTATGCCTATCACAAAAACAGAATACCCCTACGATACTCTCTTGTGTTACATATTCATGTATAGGTTTTAAAAATACACTTCTCAAAACATAAAATCATTTCACGATAGTAGCCGTGGATAATATAATGGTAAAACAAATAAAATGTATAAAAACACTTCTATCATCCTCACACTTATGAAGTATGGAAGCCCATTGTATTTAAACTCCGTTCCCAATGTTACAAAAGCCCTTGGCACTTGAGATAGCTCAGCAAAGATATTTTTAATTTTTCTCTTCATAAATTTCTATCTACACCCCCCCTCTTTTGATGTAGCAAACAGATTATTTTGATTGTTTCAATATAAACAAGATTAAAATAAAAAAATCCATGAATATTATAACCCCTCTCATTTAAGATGAAATGATATTGAATTATCCTTATAAATCATTATGTTATCACATAATAAAAACACATAAGAAATTTTCTTTACGCTTTTATAAGCTTAGAATAAAAACGTTCTGTTATTTAATCGGTAAATTTGCCTGATTTTGGGAATCCTTTTGGAACCATACGCCCAACCCCCGCACGTATTCCCATCCATTCAATGAGATCATCAGCTTGACGGTTAAAGATTCGTTCAGCTGTATCTTGCCAACTTAAACCTTCTGATAAATTAAAAGTTTTAGCATCAACAATACCACCCTCTTTGTAACGTTGTAAACGAACCCCTTTACCACGATTCATTTCTGGTATTTGTTCAATAGAAAAAATAAGCATTTTGCGGTTTTCACCAACCACAGCAACATGATCACCATGAACCGGAGCACAAAGCTTTACCTTATCAGGAGATTTCACATTCATCACTTGTTTTCCTTTTCGTGTGTTGGCAATCACTTCTGCAGCAGGAACGATAAAGCCATTGCCCTGAGATGAAACCAAAAGCAATTTTTCTTCTGCATGATGCACAAAAGCTGTAAGAACATCATGCTCATCATCCATATCAACTAAAAGACGAATGGGTTCACCATGTCCCCTTCCTCCAGGCAAACTATTTGCACCAAGTGCGAAAAACTTTCCACCAGTACTTATTAGCACAATCTTGTCGGTCGTAAATGCCGGAAATGCTAACTTTAAACTGTCTCCTTCTTTAAAAGAAAGCGCTTTGTAATCGTTTAAATGTCCCTTCAAAGCACGCATCCACCCCTTTTCAGAAATAACAACAGTAACCGGTTCTTTTTCAATCATCGCTTGTTGAATATCGTCAAGATCATGTCTTGGCGCTTCTTCAAACGTCGTACGTCTTTTCCCTAAGAGCGTTTCAGGACCAAAAGTATTGCGAACTTTTTTAATTTCTTCGGAAACTATTTTCCATTGTTTTATAGGAGAGGCTAACAAATTCTGTAGTTTTTCTTTTTCAGCTTTAAGCGTTTCAAATTCCTTACGAATTTCAAATTCTTCAAGCTTCCGTAAAGAACGCAAGCGCATATTAAGAATAGCTTCAGCTTGATTTTCTGTTAATTCAAAACGATTAATCAACTTCCTTTTGGGTTCATCTTCTTCACGAATAATCTGTATAACCTCATCGAGATTCAAATAGGCAATAAGATACCCATGAAGAATCTCTAATCGGCAATCAATTTGATCAAGCCGATAATGAGAGCGTCGAATAAGTACTTCTTGACGATGTACAAGCCATTGCTGCAAACTTTCTCGCAGCGAGAGCACATTCGGTATTTTTCCCAAAGATAGAACATTAAGATTAAGAGGAAATCTTACTTCAAAATCAGTCAATTTAAAAAGGGATTCCATAAGAAGTTCAGGATCAACCGACCGATTTTTAGGAACAAGCACAATGCGGATATCTTCTGCTGATTCATCTTGAATATCCTCAAGCATTGGTAAGCGCCGCGCAAGCAACAATTCCGCAGTTTTTTCAATAAGACGTGACTTTTGAACTTGATAGGGAATTTCAGTCACAACAATCACGTAAGAACCACGACTACCAGTTTCCTGATGCCAACGTGAACGTAATCGAAAAAAACCCCGCCCTATACGATAAGATTCCTCAATACTCTCTTTAGGCTCAACCAAAATGCCACCGGTTGGAAAATCAGGTCCCAGCACAAATTGATTTAAATCCTCATCACGCGTATCAGGATGTGCAATCAAATGCAGCGCTGCATCACAGAGCTCAGCAACATTGTGGGGAGGAATAGATGTTGCCATACCAACAGCAATCCCTGAAGAACCATTGGCTAAAAGATTAGGGAAAGCACCTGGTAGAACAACAGGCTCTTCATCTTCTTCATTGTAGGTCAAACGAAAATCAATAGCATTTTCATTAATACCCTCAAGCAACAACGCAGCCACTTCAGTCATGCGTGCTTCCGTATAACGCATAGCCGCAGCATTATCACCATCAATATTACCAAAATTTCCTTGTCCATCAACCAACGGATAACGAACCGCAAAACTTTGAGCCAAGCGTACCAAAGCATCATAAATAGATGCATCCCCATGAGGATGAAATTTTCCCATGACATCACCGACAATCCGCGCACATTTTGCATAAGACTGTCCAGGATTCAGTTTGAGAAGGCGCATTGCATGAACAATCCGCCGATGGACAGGTTTCAATCCATCACGCACATCAGGCAATGCACGATGCGTAATCGTAGAAAGCGCATAAGCCAAATAGCGTTCCTGTAAAGCAGAACGTAACTCTATTGGCTCAATATGTTCTTTATCAAAAGGTAAATTCATTTTATCAGACATAATATTAGAACAAAAAATTCCCACAATAATAAAAAAATTATTGTGTAGGATTTACTTAATGAAAATTTTTATGAGTAAACTTTTTTATTAAAAGTCAACAACATAAAAATAAACATTGTAATTAGAACATGAACAGAAAATTATATCAATTTGAAAAATTTATACATGTTCTTTCCTCTTTTCCTAAACAATATATGAAAATATTTAATAGATTACCGAAAACTTCTTTCAATATCCTCTTTAAGAGGTAAAAAATAAAATAAACCAAAAGAAGTAGAAAATATTCGCATTGTTAAGGAAAGCGACAAACATTTTTATAAATAAATAAAAATCTAAAACACAATGCTATGATTAGTTGATACAACTAAGTAAAATGGAATCATGACATAATTTTTAAAAACGATGTGAAATAAATTTTTATAGTCTTTCCAAAAATAACAATTTCCCCGAAAATATATTTTGAATGCAAATTATTCTAAACGAAAACCTTATTGAAAACTTTGCCGAATTCAACGATATAATTTAACGGCTCACACCGAGCTCTTTCATCTTTTTGGCAATGATAAAAGCACGTTTCAAAAATCATTTTTTATTATGAAGATAAATTATAATAACAACTCAATCTAGTTTTTCTATGAAAAACTGAAAAAATATTCAAACCTTATATACTTCATGAGAAATCAATCACAATCATTTCCCTGCTTATCACAAAGAGGAGAGCGATGATCCAAACAAGGAATAAAAATACTGAATCCATTTGCATACTAGAAGGTAGAATGACAGCTTATGCTTTATTCAATAAAGATTGTGCTATACGATGTGTCTTTTATACCACTCATGAAGCTTTTAAATTATATCTTTCACCACGAGCGAAGCATCATAAAACAAATCGACTGTATTGAGAGATATTCTTTAGAAATAATGCCGCTCGAAGTTAACACAATAGCATTTTTTGCTTTTCTAAATCCACAACAACAAATATGCCCTTGAGAGACATTAAAACCTCACATTACAGAGAAAGGACGGTACAAATCCACAAATCAACTTTATGAACTATTTTTTTGAGTAGGAGCCATGCGGATTCCTAAATCCCGTAATTGTGTAGAAGAAACATCAGACGGGGCATTCATCAAAAGATCAAGA from Bartonella tribocorum CIP 105476 encodes:
- the parC gene encoding DNA topoisomerase IV subunit A, yielding MSDKMNLPFDKEHIEPIELRSALQERYLAYALSTITHRALPDVRDGLKPVHRRIVHAMRLLKLNPGQSYAKCARIVGDVMGKFHPHGDASIYDALVRLAQSFAVRYPLVDGQGNFGNIDGDNAAAMRYTEARMTEVAALLLEGINENAIDFRLTYNEEDEEPVVLPGAFPNLLANGSSGIAVGMATSIPPHNVAELCDAALHLIAHPDTRDEDLNQFVLGPDFPTGGILVEPKESIEESYRIGRGFFRLRSRWHQETGSRGSYVIVVTEIPYQVQKSRLIEKTAELLLARRLPMLEDIQDESAEDIRIVLVPKNRSVDPELLMESLFKLTDFEVRFPLNLNVLSLGKIPNVLSLRESLQQWLVHRQEVLIRRSHYRLDQIDCRLEILHGYLIAYLNLDEVIQIIREEDEPKRKLINRFELTENQAEAILNMRLRSLRKLEEFEIRKEFETLKAEKEKLQNLLASPIKQWKIVSEEIKKVRNTFGPETLLGKRRTTFEEAPRHDLDDIQQAMIEKEPVTVVISEKGWMRALKGHLNDYKALSFKEGDSLKLAFPAFTTDKIVLISTGGKFFALGANSLPGGRGHGEPIRLLVDMDDEHDVLTAFVHHAEEKLLLVSSQGNGFIVPAAEVIANTRKGKQVMNVKSPDKVKLCAPVHGDHVAVVGENRKMLIFSIEQIPEMNRGKGVRLQRYKEGGIVDAKTFNLSEGLSWQDTAERIFNRQADDLIEWMGIRAGVGRMVPKGFPKSGKFTD
- a CDS encoding multidrug effflux MFS transporter; amino-acid sequence: MSYSVDEQTHSDAIKRKIGYKEFVILIASLMAINAIAVDIMLPAMPNILEGLNVLNENDQHYIISSYLISYGIAQIFFGPISDRYGRRKLILIGLAFYSFTAIGCAFVKDFSLLLILRVLQGIGGASMRVLTVSVVRDLYSGRKMAEVMSIVMMVFLVAPMIGPATGQIILLLGHWQFIFIFMAMIGFGLMIWILFRFPETLHEQRPLSFSSIKHNLWIVVTNRTTLCYTLATSIILGCIFIAVNTSQQTYEGIYNLGFWFPIAFAIGAAFQAFSSFMNSQLVGRLGMRRIAHTMLLLFCATSCIWFIGSILADGVIPFPFYMTLYCILMFTCGGIMANFNTLALESLGEIAGTASSVSGFLQTSIGAGLSFFIAQQFDETTIPNSAGFFFLSLIAIVLVLWAERGHLFRQYHHNPNE